Proteins co-encoded in one Firmicutes bacterium CAG:345 genomic window:
- a CDS encoding 1-deoxy-D-xylulose 5-phosphate reductoisomerase (product inferred by homology to UniProt) gives MMRKKLLLMGFSGSIGKQTLDLLKEDDEYELVGIAANTSYYEVDQILDSFPSITSVAFSGLSSYENSRVKNIYLGDNALLKMIEDNKGAVILNALVGIAGLAITVKAIENNSEVLLANKESLVIGGDLIKKLLIEHPKASIFPIDSEHSALQKLICCEKESIEKLVITCSGGALRDVPLENLKNIKAEEVLAHPNWQMGKRITIDCATLVNKAFEVIEAHYLFDTSLDNIEVLMHDESQIHSLVFLKDNSMLAEIGPSDMRIPISYALYKKRMKKKCFKNFKITDLHFRKMDLKRYPLFNKIINWYNECHANMAIINAADEEAIKAFVQDKISFIDIEYVIEETLRKTKVIEINNLEDILNLSLEASNVANNIISNLIK, from the coding sequence ATGATGCGAAAAAAACTTTTATTGATGGGGTTTTCAGGAAGTATCGGAAAACAAACTTTAGATTTATTAAAAGAAGATGATGAATATGAATTAGTTGGAATAGCGGCTAATACTTCTTACTATGAAGTTGATCAAATTTTAGATAGTTTTCCTTCTATTACTTCTGTTGCTTTTTCTGGTTTATCTTCTTATGAAAATTCTCGAGTTAAAAATATATATTTGGGAGATAATGCTCTTTTAAAAATGATTGAAGATAATAAAGGAGCTGTCATTTTAAATGCATTGGTGGGAATTGCAGGACTTGCAATAACTGTTAAAGCTATTGAAAATAATTCTGAGGTTCTTTTGGCGAATAAAGAAAGCTTAGTAATCGGTGGTGATTTGATAAAAAAACTATTGATTGAACATCCAAAAGCTTCAATTTTTCCAATTGATAGTGAACATTCTGCGTTGCAAAAATTGATTTGCTGTGAAAAAGAATCGATAGAAAAATTAGTCATTACATGTTCTGGTGGGGCGTTAAGAGATGTTCCTCTTGAAAATTTAAAAAATATTAAAGCTGAGGAAGTTTTAGCTCACCCAAATTGGCAGATGGGAAAAAGAATTACAATTGATTGTGCTACATTGGTCAATAAGGCTTTTGAAGTTATAGAAGCTCATTATTTATTTGACACTTCTTTAGATAATATTGAAGTTTTAATGCATGATGAGAGTCAAATTCATTCTCTTGTATTTTTAAAAGATAATTCTATGTTAGCCGAGATAGGGCCAAGTGATATGCGTATTCCTATCAGTTATGCTCTTTATAAAAAAAGAATGAAAAAGAAATGCTTCAAAAATTTTAAAATTACTGATTTACATTTTAGAAAGATGGATTTAAAGCGTTATCCTCTTTTTAATAAGATAATAAATTGGTATAATGAATGCCATGCCAATATGGCGATAATTAATGCAGCTGATGAAGAAGCTATAAAAGCCTTTGTTCAAGATAAAATTTCTTTCATTGATATTGAATATGTAATTGAAGAAACTTTAAGAAAAACAAAAGTTATAGAAATTAACAATTTAGAAGATATTTTAAATTTATCTTTGGAAGCTTCAAATGTTGCTAATAATATCATTTCAAATTTAA
- a CDS encoding phosphatidate cytidylyltransferase (product inferred by homology to UniProt): MNKLSDSSKKSMLSRIITGVVLCIVGIPPIILGNWYMFVLFFVVSLIVVYEILTAPGKDKYQWFLYVIVYISSISFIYWQFVKNDQTFKLIIENAHFTLNTLTVSTIGITVFFLLLFLISILDEKVTINDVCYLFSMIVFVSLSIYSCYFLRYFPEQTIYYGRDNLASCLLFFYAMLGAFSTDIGAYFVGVLFGKHRMNPRISPKKSWEGFFGGVIFSFAISFGFAAVCSHLNVPLIPGVLDFQGNNWVWILVISLAMPLMSNLGDFLFSAIKRSYSIKDFGYILPGHGGALDRIDSLLVNNLFVSIMVIMIANNWNFFI, translated from the coding sequence ATGAACAAATTATCTGATAGTTCAAAAAAATCAATGCTTTCCAGAATAATAACAGGAGTAGTTTTATGCATTGTTGGAATTCCGCCAATTATTTTGGGAAATTGGTATATGTTTGTTTTATTTTTTGTTGTTTCATTAATTGTAGTATATGAAATATTAACCGCTCCAGGAAAAGATAAATATCAATGGTTTCTTTATGTTATTGTATATATCTCTTCAATAAGTTTTATATATTGGCAATTTGTTAAAAATGATCAAACATTTAAATTAATTATAGAAAATGCTCATTTCACTTTGAATACATTAACTGTTTCAACTATTGGTATTACTGTATTTTTCTTGCTTCTATTTTTGATTTCTATCCTTGATGAAAAAGTTACTATTAATGATGTTTGTTATTTGTTTTCAATGATTGTATTCGTAAGCTTATCTATTTATTCATGCTATTTCTTACGCTATTTTCCAGAACAAACAATTTATTATGGAAGAGACAACTTGGCTTCTTGCTTGCTGTTCTTTTATGCGATGTTAGGTGCTTTTTCAACAGATATAGGAGCATATTTTGTCGGTGTTTTATTTGGAAAACATAGAATGAATCCTAGAATTTCTCCTAAAAAATCTTGGGAAGGTTTTTTTGGCGGAGTAATATTTTCTTTTGCAATCAGCTTTGGATTTGCAGCTGTTTGCAGCCACTTGAATGTACCTTTAATTCCTGGAGTATTAGATTTCCAAGGAAATAATTGGGTTTGGATTTTAGTAATTTCTTTGGCTATGCCTTTGATGTCAAATCTTGGAGACTTTTTATTCTCAGCAATCAAAAGAAGTTATTCTATTAAAGATTTTGGATATATTCTTCCAGGTCATGGTGGTGCTTTAGATAGAATAGACTCTCTTCTTGTTAATAATTTATTTGTTTCAATAATGGTTATAATGATTGCTAATAATTGGAACTTTTTCATATGA
- a CDS encoding isoprenyl transferase (product inferred by homology to UniProt) — protein MLDENIDQKLKHIAFIMDGNGRWAKEKGLPRSSGHYAGVRRVKPIAEEVFFKYHISTMSLFVFSTENWNRPKEEIDYLFVLLKRFFSSFLKYFGKRGVRLCVSGDLKDPRVPQDILDSIQNALEKTKNNKDYNFNVLFNYGGQKEIVAAAYNIAKKVKEGTLDLEKIDYNIFYENLYQKDLPPVDLLIRTSGEERISNCMIYELAYAEFVFEPTYWPSYTPKILEKNLEEFLKRNRRYGGIKK, from the coding sequence ATGTTGGACGAGAATATTGATCAGAAATTAAAGCATATTGCTTTTATTATGGATGGAAATGGACGTTGGGCAAAAGAAAAAGGTTTGCCCCGTTCATCTGGCCATTATGCTGGTGTAAGAAGAGTTAAACCCATCGCTGAAGAAGTGTTTTTTAAATACCATATATCAACGATGTCTCTTTTTGTGTTCTCAACTGAAAATTGGAATAGACCTAAAGAAGAAATAGATTACCTTTTTGTTTTGTTAAAAAGATTCTTTTCTTCTTTTTTAAAGTATTTTGGAAAACGGGGAGTTCGACTTTGCGTATCTGGAGATTTAAAAGATCCGCGAGTTCCTCAAGATATCTTGGATTCTATTCAAAATGCTTTAGAAAAGACGAAAAATAATAAAGATTATAATTTTAATGTATTATTTAATTATGGTGGACAAAAAGAAATTGTTGCTGCAGCATATAATATTGCTAAGAAAGTTAAAGAAGGTACATTAGATTTAGAAAAAATAGATTATAATATCTTTTATGAAAATCTTTACCAAAAAGATCTTCCTCCTGTTGATTTATTAATTAGAACTTCAGGGGAAGAAAGAATTAGCAATTGTATGATTTACGAATTAGCTTATGCTGAATTTGTATTTGAGCCTACTTATTGGCCAAGTTATACGCCGAAGATTTTAGAAAAAAATTTGGAAGAATTTTTAAAAAGAAATAGAAGATATGGAGGTATAAAGAAATGA
- a CDS encoding ribosome-recycling factor (product inferred by homology to UniProt) has protein sequence MEIIEECSSKMSKTIEALHTSLATIRSGKVSPSVLDRILVEYYGEMTPIKAMAGIQTPSSTQLLIRPFDPTTVKAIQQAIGASDLGVNPVVDGGAIRLTFPSLTTERRNEFAKQAKKICEDAKVAIRNIRRDYNEIVKKDKTLSEDVAKSLEKDIQKETDKHIKKIDEIFAAKEKELFTI, from the coding sequence ATGGAAATAATTGAAGAATGCTCAAGTAAGATGAGCAAAACTATTGAAGCTTTACATACTTCTCTTGCAACTATTCGCTCTGGAAAGGTTTCACCTTCTGTATTGGATAGAATTTTAGTAGAATACTATGGTGAGATGACTCCAATCAAGGCTATGGCTGGAATTCAAACTCCATCTTCAACTCAACTTTTAATTCGCCCATTTGACCCAACTACAGTCAAAGCGATTCAACAAGCTATTGGAGCATCTGATTTAGGTGTAAATCCTGTTGTTGATGGTGGAGCTATTCGTTTAACATTCCCTTCTTTAACAACAGAAAGAAGAAATGAATTTGCTAAGCAAGCTAAAAAAATCTGTGAAGATGCTAAAGTTGCAATTCGTAATATTCGTCGTGATTATAATGAAATTGTTAAAAAAGACAAAACATTATCAGAGGATGTTGCTAAAAGCTTAGAAAAAGATATCCAAAAAGAGACTGATAAACATATCAAAAAAATTGATGAAATTTTTGCCGCTAAGGAAAAAGAATTATTTACAATTTAA
- a CDS encoding uridylate kinase (product inferred by homology to UniProt), giving the protein MPIWKEGEILTKYKRVLLKLSGEALQDSEEKSIFSAEILNNIAEAIKKMTNQGIEVAVVVGAGNIWRGKMAQTIGIEPATADYMGMLGTIINALALQSSLEKHNVDCRVLSAINVNEVAEPYIRRRALRHLEKKRVVIFAGGTGNPFFTTDTAAALRAKETNCDAILMAKNGTDGVLSADPKLDKTATLIEEITYREMLTKNLKVMDSTAVSLLQESTIEIRVFNINDLSNLKKVLDGEKVGTTIKKG; this is encoded by the coding sequence ATGCCCATTTGGAAGGAGGGTGAAATTTTGACGAAGTATAAAAGAGTTTTATTAAAACTCAGTGGGGAAGCTTTACAAGACTCCGAAGAAAAAAGCATATTCTCTGCTGAAATTCTTAATAATATTGCCGAAGCTATTAAAAAGATGACTAATCAAGGAATAGAAGTTGCTGTCGTTGTTGGCGCTGGCAATATTTGGAGAGGTAAAATGGCTCAAACAATTGGTATTGAACCAGCTACAGCAGACTATATGGGAATGTTAGGAACAATTATTAATGCTTTAGCATTACAATCTAGTCTTGAAAAACATAATGTTGATTGTCGTGTTTTATCCGCAATAAATGTTAATGAAGTTGCTGAACCATATATTAGACGTCGTGCATTACGCCATCTTGAGAAAAAAAGAGTTGTAATCTTTGCTGGTGGTACAGGTAACCCCTTCTTTACGACAGATACAGCAGCTGCCTTAAGAGCTAAAGAAACAAATTGTGATGCAATCTTAATGGCTAAAAATGGAACAGATGGTGTTTTATCCGCTGATCCAAAATTAGATAAAACAGCAACATTAATCGAAGAGATTACTTATCGAGAAATGTTGACAAAGAATTTAAAAGTTATGGATTCTACTGCAGTATCTTTATTACAAGAATCTACAATAGAAATTCGTGTATTTAATATCAACGATTTATCAAATTTAAAAAAAGTATTAGATGGAGAAAAAGTTGGTACAACAATTAAGAAAGGATAA
- a CDS encoding elongation factor Ts (product inferred by homology to UniProt) produces MSQIIELIKVLRDRTGAGLMDCKKALLENDNDVEKAIDWLREKGIAKVAKKSSRIAAEGKTNVLASGNDAIVLEINSETDFVANSDPFADLVKYCTSAIITNKPASVEDAKKVGFDGGKSIEETFTDATIKLGEKLDLRRFELVTKTDDEVFGTYIHMKGKISVLVVLKNGTPELAKGIGMTIAANNPSYIQMEDIPAAVVEKETAVQTELSVQDENFSKKPENVRTNIIKGRVDKILAEQVLVLQDYVLDPSKKVGQILKEAGASVVKFIRYQVGEGLEKRQDDFAAEVMNQAK; encoded by the coding sequence ATGTCACAAATAATCGAACTCATCAAAGTTCTTCGCGACCGTACAGGTGCTGGTCTTATGGACTGCAAAAAGGCATTGCTTGAAAATGACAACGATGTCGAAAAGGCTATTGACTGGTTACGTGAAAAAGGTATTGCTAAAGTTGCAAAAAAGAGCTCCCGCATTGCTGCTGAAGGTAAGACAAATGTCTTAGCTTCTGGAAATGATGCTATTGTTCTTGAAATCAACTCTGAAACTGACTTTGTTGCTAATTCCGATCCATTTGCTGATTTAGTTAAATATTGTACTTCTGCAATTATTACCAATAAACCTGCATCAGTTGAAGATGCAAAAAAAGTTGGTTTTGATGGTGGAAAATCCATTGAAGAAACTTTCACTGATGCAACAATTAAGCTTGGTGAAAAACTTGATCTCCGTCGTTTTGAATTAGTCACAAAAACTGATGATGAAGTCTTTGGCACTTATATTCATATGAAGGGAAAAATTTCTGTTTTAGTCGTTTTAAAGAACGGAACACCAGAATTAGCTAAAGGCATTGGAATGACAATTGCTGCAAATAATCCTTCTTACATTCAAATGGAAGATATTCCAGCAGCTGTTGTTGAAAAAGAAACTGCAGTTCAAACTGAATTATCTGTTCAAGATGAAAACTTCTCTAAGAAACCTGAAAACGTTCGTACTAACATTATTAAAGGACGTGTCGATAAAATTCTTGCTGAACAAGTTTTAGTTTTACAAGATTATGTTCTCGACCCATCTAAAAAGGTTGGTCAAATTCTTAAAGAAGCTGGAGCTTCTGTTGTTAAATTTATTCGTTATCAAGTTGGTGAAGGCCTTGAAAAACGTCAAGATGACTTCGCAGCTGAAGTAATGAATCAAGCTAAATAA
- a CDS encoding 30S ribosomal protein S2 (product inferred by homology to UniProt), which yields MSDQIEQVVEGVENSTVDTNTEDVMASVNYSDTDPVVSAKALLEAGAHLGHQARRWNPKMKNYIYGTRNGIHLIDLTKTVSKLQEAYLALRNIADITTRKGKVLFVGTKPQASEIIKEEAIRSGSFYVNTKWLGGTLTNFKTLSKRAKLLKKLQDDDNEGVLDTLPKKDAVAKRKLISKLSLTLDGIKEMLRIPDALVVVDPVNEHNAVAEARILNIPVFGLVDTNCDPNSVDYAIPCNDDSIKTIKLIVGILADAVVVGKGSEPLYAYHTDNEVFATMDDAMKNYDKVEELRLIKIKFREDSYILKGKGKNNKKARYNQARRSASAEEKPVVAVETASEEQTEKGE from the coding sequence ATGAGTGATCAAATCGAACAAGTTGTCGAGGGCGTTGAAAATTCAACAGTCGACACAAATACTGAAGACGTAATGGCTAGTGTCAATTATTCTGATACTGATCCAGTCGTTTCTGCCAAAGCTTTATTAGAAGCTGGCGCTCATTTAGGACATCAAGCAAGACGTTGGAATCCTAAAATGAAAAATTATATTTATGGAACAAGAAATGGTATTCATTTAATTGATTTAACCAAGACTGTTTCTAAATTGCAAGAAGCTTATCTTGCTTTGCGTAATATTGCTGATATTACAACTCGCAAAGGTAAAGTTTTATTCGTTGGTACAAAACCACAAGCTTCTGAAATTATCAAAGAAGAAGCTATTCGTTCTGGTTCTTTCTATGTCAACACAAAATGGTTAGGCGGTACACTTACTAACTTTAAAACTCTTTCCAAGAGAGCTAAACTCTTAAAGAAATTACAAGATGATGATAATGAAGGCGTTCTTGATACTCTTCCTAAGAAAGATGCAGTTGCCAAAAGAAAACTTATTTCTAAACTTTCTTTAACTCTTGATGGTATCAAAGAAATGCTTCGTATTCCTGATGCATTAGTTGTTGTTGACCCAGTCAATGAACACAATGCTGTTGCTGAAGCTCGTATTCTCAACATTCCTGTCTTTGGTTTAGTTGATACAAACTGTGATCCAAATTCTGTTGATTATGCTATTCCATGTAACGATGATTCTATTAAAACAATTAAACTTATTGTTGGAATCTTAGCTGATGCTGTTGTTGTTGGTAAAGGTAGTGAACCTTTATATGCATATCATACTGATAATGAAGTCTTTGCAACTATGGATGATGCAATGAAAAATTATGATAAGGTTGAAGAACTTCGTTTGATTAAAATTAAATTTAGAGAAGATTCCTATATTTTAAAAGGAAAAGGCAAAAACAATAAGAAAGCTCGCTATAATCAAGCTCGTCGTTCTGCTTCTGCTGAAGAAAAACCAGTTGTTGCTGTTGAAACTGCTTCTGAAGAACAAACTGAAAAAGGAGAATAA
- a CDS encoding unknown (no significant homology to UniProt) codes for MKILIVASNGKVRFLVAQEALNRNLDITSLGK; via the coding sequence ATGAAAATTTTAATTGTTGCTTCAAATGGAAAAGTCAGATTTTTAGTTGCTCAAGAAGCGCTAAATAGAAATTTAGATATAACCAGTTTAGGAAAATGA
- a CDS encoding putative uncharacterized protein (product inferred by homology to UniProt), which translates to MDKIAVLIPCYNEELSIVKVIEDCKKYIPEAIIYVYDNNSKDKSVELAKNAGAIIKHEYQQGKGNVIRRMFREIDAECYLMVDADDTYDLSFAPEMIELVLNKNADMVVGDRLSSTYFTENKRPFHNFGNTLVKFFTNHLFKGNIRDVMTGFRAFSYQYVKSFPCLSSGFEIETEMTIFSLDKKMQLENVVIQYRDRHEGSFSKLNTFKDGFKVLLTIAKLTKCYRPLFFYSIFSILFFIPGLVLTILGSIKLSENFLNNNSTNLFNYSNFIPLSIGCLLIIISFIFLAIGLILKVIHTKDKQEFEHYLQIVDHDFKTKSNKN; encoded by the coding sequence ATGGATAAAATAGCAGTTCTTATCCCTTGTTATAACGAAGAATTATCTATTGTTAAAGTTATTGAAGATTGCAAAAAATATATTCCAGAAGCAATAATTTATGTCTACGATAATAATTCAAAAGATAAATCTGTAGAATTAGCTAAAAATGCTGGAGCAATAATTAAACACGAATATCAACAAGGAAAAGGAAATGTAATCCGTAGAATGTTTCGAGAAATAGATGCGGAATGTTATTTAATGGTTGATGCTGATGATACATATGATTTATCATTTGCTCCTGAAATGATCGAATTGGTACTAAATAAAAATGCTGATATGGTTGTCGGTGACCGACTCTCTTCAACTTATTTTACTGAAAACAAAAGACCATTCCATAATTTTGGAAATACCTTAGTCAAGTTCTTTACAAATCATTTATTCAAAGGAAATATTCGCGATGTTATGACTGGATTTAGAGCCTTCAGTTATCAATATGTCAAATCTTTTCCTTGTTTATCAAGTGGATTTGAAATCGAAACTGAAATGACAATATTTTCTTTAGATAAGAAAATGCAGCTTGAAAATGTTGTGATTCAATATCGCGATAGACATGAAGGCAGTTTTTCTAAATTAAACACATTTAAAGATGGCTTTAAAGTATTATTAACTATTGCCAAATTAACAAAATGTTATAGACCATTATTCTTCTACAGTATATTTTCCATTTTATTTTTTATTCCAGGATTAGTATTAACAATATTAGGTTCGATTAAATTAAGCGAAAATTTCTTAAATAATAATTCTACAAATTTGTTTAATTATTCGAATTTTATCCCCTTATCTATCGGTTGCTTACTAATTATAATAAGCTTCATTTTCTTAGCTATAGGTTTAATTTTAAAAGTAATACATACCAAAGATAAGCAAGAATTTGAGCATTATCTACAAATAGTCGATCACGACTTCAAAACAAAGTCAAATAAAAACTGA
- a CDS encoding uncharacterized protein (product inferred by homology to UniProt) has translation MIIDFFISIPLIAIFILVIKLIKTLRSKSSWKNFFDYEMLAVFIMSIFIETIFLGLIHIIFLKTNTVELLFLGFFSTIFSYVVDPYNIYLLIHNKNEKKYNKSRFALIGIFLLSFALEISIFNTQGFNNHLQEEKVSFVSERVHLENGAKVMHDGTIYLPSKSKITIDLNEQKYSNIFLKFNDVSLDLTTNFYTDKSNFSYLTNPKKDIYNYMELKNVDNSTSLTIEFKINYSHEDPYFTFDDLYLKEISFNSQMPLSFNFIRLMMMTLLFSSVLFFPKIFVHINNKTQDNTNSYKRLELKLLVIFGITMVFYISSLFIFKNTFLVNYRSLDIADTNIYYQQFDAVLKGQLYLDIPVDKRLLAIDNPYDPANLYGISYYWDHAFYNGKYYCYYGIGPVLFVIFPIYFLSGGYLPSLASIQQIGMILTLFGLLFAEIEAVKCFTKKSNYSYVIFLLISSIFLSLTFYITSYKVGGYFEGIYHVPYAYGLANMFWTFFFVLKAYNSKNNLKGLYLSLASVFIVLMMLSRPNLIVTFIFLFPLYLKMLLEKNDWKKKILQFAPCVLIVLLGAVSIMIFNKARFDSVFEFGQSYQLTVTNQTNLKVNYYTLISAVFHFYFQLPTLCNSQNGMPIFDASYLNLHIETHPYVSYTMGLFSAPIFLICFFIPACFTKEDNWYNRISLILLPISSVIIATVTMGYAGICVRYNLDIFPIMAFSTTITIAKLLEKYNDNLIKSKILLSFITFFMIVSILISFDYIFVRFDGITGGDLNGFLFDYSSFWGHYNLSSNISIFVPLGILIASIPCSILYNYLFRNKKTETN, from the coding sequence ATGATAATTGATTTTTTTATCTCAATACCTCTTATTGCTATTTTCATTTTAGTAATAAAACTTATAAAAACTTTAAGAAGTAAAAGTTCTTGGAAGAATTTTTTTGACTATGAAATGTTAGCTGTTTTTATAATGTCTATATTTATTGAAACGATATTTTTAGGATTGATTCATATAATATTTTTAAAAACAAATACTGTTGAATTGCTATTTTTGGGCTTTTTTTCCACTATTTTTTCATATGTTGTTGATCCTTATAATATTTATTTATTAATTCATAATAAAAATGAAAAAAAATATAATAAATCCCGTTTTGCTCTTATTGGAATTTTTTTATTGAGTTTTGCTTTGGAAATTTCTATTTTTAATACTCAAGGATTTAATAATCATCTTCAGGAAGAAAAAGTATCTTTTGTTTCAGAAAGAGTTCATTTAGAAAATGGTGCGAAAGTGATGCATGATGGGACTATTTATCTTCCTAGCAAAAGTAAAATAACTATAGATTTAAATGAGCAAAAATATAGTAATATTTTTTTAAAATTCAATGATGTTAGCTTGGATTTAACAACTAATTTTTATACAGATAAAAGCAACTTTTCTTATTTGACGAATCCTAAAAAAGATATTTACAATTATATGGAATTAAAAAACGTTGATAATTCAACTTCTTTAACGATAGAATTTAAAATAAATTATAGTCATGAAGATCCTTATTTTACTTTTGATGATCTTTATTTAAAAGAGATATCATTCAATTCACAGATGCCTTTATCTTTTAATTTTATAAGACTGATGATGATGACTTTATTGTTTTCGTCAGTTTTGTTCTTTCCAAAAATATTTGTTCATATTAATAATAAAACCCAAGATAATACAAATTCATATAAGCGTTTGGAATTAAAACTATTGGTTATTTTCGGAATAACTATGGTCTTTTATATTTCTTCGTTATTTATTTTTAAAAATACATTTTTAGTCAATTATAGAAGTTTAGATATTGCAGATACTAATATTTATTATCAGCAATTTGATGCTGTTTTAAAAGGACAATTATATTTGGATATTCCTGTCGATAAAAGATTATTGGCTATAGATAATCCATATGATCCAGCTAATCTTTATGGAATTTCTTATTATTGGGATCATGCTTTTTATAATGGAAAATACTATTGTTATTACGGGATAGGACCGGTATTATTTGTTATTTTTCCAATATATTTTTTAAGTGGTGGATATCTTCCAAGCCTTGCTTCAATTCAACAAATTGGAATGATATTAACTTTATTTGGGTTACTATTTGCTGAGATTGAAGCTGTTAAATGTTTTACTAAAAAATCCAATTATTCTTATGTAATATTTTTGCTGATATCTAGTATTTTCCTTTCATTGACATTTTATATAACTAGTTATAAAGTAGGTGGATATTTTGAAGGTATTTATCACGTTCCATATGCTTATGGATTAGCTAATATGTTTTGGACTTTCTTTTTTGTATTAAAAGCTTATAATTCTAAAAATAATTTAAAGGGATTATATTTATCATTAGCGAGTGTTTTTATTGTTTTGATGATGCTAAGTCGTCCTAATTTAATTGTTACTTTTATTTTCTTATTTCCTTTATATTTAAAAATGCTTTTAGAAAAAAATGATTGGAAGAAAAAAATATTGCAGTTTGCTCCTTGTGTTTTAATTGTTCTTTTAGGAGCTGTATCTATAATGATATTTAATAAGGCTCGATTTGATTCTGTTTTCGAATTCGGCCAATCTTATCAATTAACGGTTACAAATCAAACTAATTTAAAAGTTAATTATTATACCTTAATAAGTGCTGTATTTCATTTTTATTTTCAACTTCCTACATTATGTAATTCTCAAAATGGAATGCCGATTTTCGATGCATCATATCTTAATTTACATATAGAAACTCATCCATATGTTTCATATACAATGGGATTATTTTCAGCGCCTATATTCTTAATTTGCTTCTTTATTCCGGCTTGTTTTACTAAAGAAGATAATTGGTATAATAGAATAAGCTTAATTTTACTTCCAATTTCTAGTGTGATTATTGCTACAGTAACTATGGGTTATGCTGGAATATGCGTAAGATATAATTTGGATATTTTTCCAATAATGGCTTTTTCAACAACTATAACCATTGCTAAACTATTAGAAAAATATAATGATAATTTAATAAAATCGAAAATATTATTAAGCTTTATAACATTTTTTATGATTGTCAGTATTTTAATTTCTTTCGATTATATATTTGTACGCTTTGATGGAATTACTGGTGGTGATCTAAATGGTTTCTTGTTTGATTATTCATCTTTTTGGGGACATTATAATTTAAGCAGTAATATTAGCATCTTTGTTCCTTTAGGAATTTTAATTGCTTCAATTCCTTGTTCTATTTTATATAATTATTTATTTAGAAATAAAAAAACTGAGACAAATTGA
- a CDS encoding unknown (no significant homology to UniProt), with protein sequence MNNNDINLENKRKNKGELLNVLKMYSPAVIALKDIFFTEKKEKKQKSESYNKKTL encoded by the coding sequence ATGAATAACAACGATATTAATTTAGAAAATAAAAGAAAAAATAAAGGCGAGCTTCTTAATGTTTTAAAAATGTATTCACCTGCAGTTATCGCTTTAAAAGACATTTTCTTTACCGAAAAGAAAGAAAAGAAGCAAAAAAGCGAAAGTTATAATAAAAAGACATTATAG